One Glycine soja cultivar W05 chromosome 2, ASM419377v2, whole genome shotgun sequence genomic region harbors:
- the LOC114381926 gene encoding peroxidase 72-like produces MANSMSFFLLLSFLAFAPLCLCHYNQEGYLYPQFYDYSCPQAQHIVKSVLAKYVAEQPRLAASILRLHFHDCFVKGCDASLLLDSSESINSEKGSNPNRNSARGFEVIDAIKAELERQCPSTVSCADILTLAARDSVVLTGGPNWEVPLGRRDSLGASISGSNNNIPAPNNTFQTILTKFKLQGLDLVDLVALSGGHTIGNARCTTFRQRLYNQSGNGEPDSTLDQYYASTLRTRCPSSGGDQNLFFLDYATPYKFDNSYFKNLLAYKGLLSSDQVLFTMNQESAELVKLYAERNDIFFEHFAKSMIKMGNISPLTNSRGEIRENCRRINA; encoded by the exons ATGGCCAATTCCATGAGCTTTTTCctgcttctttcttttctagCTTTTGCTCCCTTGTGCCTCTGTCACTATAACCAAGAGGGTTACCTCTACCCTCAGTTTTATGACTATTCATGCCCACAAGCTCAACATATTGTCAAGTCTGTCCTTGCTAAGTATGTTGCAGAGCAACCTCGATTGGCGGCTTCGATTCTCAGGCTTCATTTCCATGATTGTTTTGTCAAG GGTTGTGATGCTTCGTTGTTGTTAGATAGCAGTGAAAGCATCAACAGTGAGAAGGGATCAAATCCCAACCGTAATTCAGCTAGAGGATTTGAAGTCATTGATGCAATTAAAGCCGAACTAGAGAGACAATGCCCTTCTACTGTGTCTTGTGCTGACATCTTGACTCTAGCTGCAAGAGATTCAGTTGTTCTT ACTGGTGGACCAAACTGGGAAGTACCTTTAGGCAGAAGGGACTCACTAGGTGCAAGCATAAGTGGCTCCAACAACAACATCCCAGCCCCAAACAACACATTCCAGACAATTCTAACTAAATTCAAGCTTCAGGGACTTGACCTTGTTGATCTAGTTGCTCTATCAG GGGGGCACACTATAGGAAATGCCAGGTGCACCACCTTCAGGCAAAGACTCTACAACCAAAGTGGCAATGGCGAGCCAGATTCCACTCTTGACCAATACTATGCTTCTACATTGCGTACAAGGTGTCCAAGCTCTGGGGGTGACCAGAATCTGTTCTTCCTAGACTATGCCACCCCATATAAATTTGACAACAGCTACTTCAAGAACCTGTTGGCCTACAAGGGTCTCTTGAGTTCAGACCAAGTCCTCTTCACAATGAACCAAGAATCTGCTGAACTAGTGAAGTTGTATGCTGAAAGAAACGACATTTTCTTTGAACATTTCGCCAAGTCCATGATCAAGATGGGAAACATATCTCCTCTGACGAATTCAAGGGGAGAGATCAGAGAGAACTGCAGGAGGATTAACGCttga